One genomic region from Macaca mulatta isolate MMU2019108-1 chromosome 20, T2T-MMU8v2.0, whole genome shotgun sequence encodes:
- the STUB1 gene encoding E3 ubiquitin-protein ligase CHIP isoform X2 gives MKGKEEKEGGARLGAGGGSPEKSPSAQELKEQGNRLFVGRKYPEAAACYGRAIMQQHEQALADCRRALELDGQSVKAHFFLGQCQLEMESYDEAIANLQRAYSLAKEQRLNFGDDIPSALRIAKKKRWNSIEERRIHQESELHSYLSRLIAAERERELEECQRNHEGDEDDSHVRAQQACIEAKHDKYMADMDELFSQVDEKRKKRDIPDYLCGKISFELMREPCITPSGITYDRKDIEEHLQVRLRLGEQGQQHGPGPTDCPLPFLSLQRVGHFDPVTRSPLTQEQLIPNLAMKEVIDAFISENGWVEDY, from the exons ATGAAGggcaaggaggagaaggagggcgGCGCGCGGCTGGGCGCTGGCGGCGGAAGCCCCGAGAAGAGCCCGAGTGCGCAGGAGCTCAAGGAGCAGGGCAACCGTCTGTTCGTGGGCCGAAAGTACCCGGAGGCGGCGGCCTGCTACGGCCGCGCGATC ATGCAGCAGCACGAGCAGGCCCTGGCCGACTGCCGGCGCGCCCTGGAACTGGACGGGCAGTCTGTGAAGGCGCACTTCTTCCTGGGGCAGTGCCAGCTGGAGATGGAGAGCTATGATGAGGCCATCGCCAATCTGCAGCGAG CTTACAGCCTGGCCAAGGAGCAGCGGCTGAACTTCGGGGACGACATCCCCAGCGCTCTTCGAATCGCGAAGAAGAAGCGCTGGAATAGCATCGAGGAGCGGCGCATCCACCAGGAGAGCGAGCTGCACTCCTACCTCTCCAGGCTCATTGCCGCGGAGCGTGAGAG GGAGCTGGAAGAGTGCCAGCGGAACCACGAGGGTGATGAGGACGACAGCCACGTCCGGGCCCAGCAGGCCTGCATTGAGGCTAAGCAT GACAAGTACATGGCAGACATGGACGAGCTCTTCTCTCAGGTGGACGAGAAGAGGAAG AAGCGTGACATCCCCGACTACCTGTGTGGTAAGATCAGCTTTGAGCTGATGCGGGAGCCGTGCATCACGCCCAGTGGCATCACCTACGACCGCAAGGACATCGAGGAGCACCTGCAGGTGAGGCTGCGGCTGGGGGAGCAGGGCCAGCAGCATGGTCCTGGGCCCACTGACTGCCCTCTGCCCTTCTTGTCACTGCAGCGCGTGGGTCATTTTGACCCCGTGACCCGGAGCCCCCTGACCCAGGAACAGCTCATCCCCAACCTGGCCATGAAGGAAGTCATTGACGCATTCATCTCTGAGAATGGCTGGGTGGAGGACTACTGA
- the STUB1 gene encoding E3 ubiquitin-protein ligase CHIP isoform X4: protein MQQHEQALADCRRALELDGQSVKAHFFLGQCQLEMESYDEAIANLQRAYSLAKEQRLNFGDDIPSALRIAKKKRWNSIEERRIHQESELHSYLSRLIAAERERELEECQRNHEGDEDDSHVRAQQACIEAKHDKYMADMDELFSQVDEKRKKRDIPDYLCGKISFELMREPCITPSGITYDRKDIEEHLQRVGHFDPVTRSPLTQEQLIPNLAMKEVIDAFISENGWVEDY from the exons ATGCAGCAGCACGAGCAGGCCCTGGCCGACTGCCGGCGCGCCCTGGAACTGGACGGGCAGTCTGTGAAGGCGCACTTCTTCCTGGGGCAGTGCCAGCTGGAGATGGAGAGCTATGATGAGGCCATCGCCAATCTGCAGCGAG CTTACAGCCTGGCCAAGGAGCAGCGGCTGAACTTCGGGGACGACATCCCCAGCGCTCTTCGAATCGCGAAGAAGAAGCGCTGGAATAGCATCGAGGAGCGGCGCATCCACCAGGAGAGCGAGCTGCACTCCTACCTCTCCAGGCTCATTGCCGCGGAGCGTGAGAG GGAGCTGGAAGAGTGCCAGCGGAACCACGAGGGTGATGAGGACGACAGCCACGTCCGGGCCCAGCAGGCCTGCATTGAGGCTAAGCAT GACAAGTACATGGCAGACATGGACGAGCTCTTCTCTCAGGTGGACGAGAAGAGGAAG AAGCGTGACATCCCCGACTACCTGTGTGGTAAGATCAGCTTTGAGCTGATGCGGGAGCCGTGCATCACGCCCAGTGGCATCACCTACGACCGCAAGGACATCGAGGAGCACCTGCAG CGCGTGGGTCATTTTGACCCCGTGACCCGGAGCCCCCTGACCCAGGAACAGCTCATCCCCAACCTGGCCATGAAGGAAGTCATTGACGCATTCATCTCTGAGAATGGCTGGGTGGAGGACTACTGA
- the STUB1 gene encoding E3 ubiquitin-protein ligase CHIP isoform X1, with the protein MKGKEEKEGGARLGAGGGSPEKSPSAQELKEQGNRLFVGRKYPEAAACYGRAITRNPLVAVYYTNRALCYLKMQQHEQALADCRRALELDGQSVKAHFFLGQCQLEMESYDEAIANLQRAYSLAKEQRLNFGDDIPSALRIAKKKRWNSIEERRIHQESELHSYLSRLIAAERERELEECQRNHEGDEDDSHVRAQQACIEAKHDKYMADMDELFSQVDEKRKKRDIPDYLCGKISFELMREPCITPSGITYDRKDIEEHLQVRLRLGEQGQQHGPGPTDCPLPFLSLQRVGHFDPVTRSPLTQEQLIPNLAMKEVIDAFISENGWVEDY; encoded by the exons ATGAAGggcaaggaggagaaggagggcgGCGCGCGGCTGGGCGCTGGCGGCGGAAGCCCCGAGAAGAGCCCGAGTGCGCAGGAGCTCAAGGAGCAGGGCAACCGTCTGTTCGTGGGCCGAAAGTACCCGGAGGCGGCGGCCTGCTACGGCCGCGCGATC ACCCGGAACCCGCTGGTGGCCGTATATTACACCAACCGTGCCCTGTGCTACCTGAAGATGCAGCAGCACGAGCAGGCCCTGGCCGACTGCCGGCGCGCCCTGGAACTGGACGGGCAGTCTGTGAAGGCGCACTTCTTCCTGGGGCAGTGCCAGCTGGAGATGGAGAGCTATGATGAGGCCATCGCCAATCTGCAGCGAG CTTACAGCCTGGCCAAGGAGCAGCGGCTGAACTTCGGGGACGACATCCCCAGCGCTCTTCGAATCGCGAAGAAGAAGCGCTGGAATAGCATCGAGGAGCGGCGCATCCACCAGGAGAGCGAGCTGCACTCCTACCTCTCCAGGCTCATTGCCGCGGAGCGTGAGAG GGAGCTGGAAGAGTGCCAGCGGAACCACGAGGGTGATGAGGACGACAGCCACGTCCGGGCCCAGCAGGCCTGCATTGAGGCTAAGCAT GACAAGTACATGGCAGACATGGACGAGCTCTTCTCTCAGGTGGACGAGAAGAGGAAG AAGCGTGACATCCCCGACTACCTGTGTGGTAAGATCAGCTTTGAGCTGATGCGGGAGCCGTGCATCACGCCCAGTGGCATCACCTACGACCGCAAGGACATCGAGGAGCACCTGCAGGTGAGGCTGCGGCTGGGGGAGCAGGGCCAGCAGCATGGTCCTGGGCCCACTGACTGCCCTCTGCCCTTCTTGTCACTGCAGCGCGTGGGTCATTTTGACCCCGTGACCCGGAGCCCCCTGACCCAGGAACAGCTCATCCCCAACCTGGCCATGAAGGAAGTCATTGACGCATTCATCTCTGAGAATGGCTGGGTGGAGGACTACTGA
- the STUB1 gene encoding E3 ubiquitin-protein ligase CHIP isoform X3, protein MKGKEEKEGGARLGAGGGSPEKSPSAQELKEQGNRLFVGRKYPEAAACYGRAIMQQHEQALADCRRALELDGQSVKAHFFLGQCQLEMESYDEAIANLQRAYSLAKEQRLNFGDDIPSALRIAKKKRWNSIEERRIHQESELHSYLSRLIAAERERELEECQRNHEGDEDDSHVRAQQACIEAKHDKYMADMDELFSQVDEKRKKRDIPDYLCGKISFELMREPCITPSGITYDRKDIEEHLQRVGHFDPVTRSPLTQEQLIPNLAMKEVIDAFISENGWVEDY, encoded by the exons ATGAAGggcaaggaggagaaggagggcgGCGCGCGGCTGGGCGCTGGCGGCGGAAGCCCCGAGAAGAGCCCGAGTGCGCAGGAGCTCAAGGAGCAGGGCAACCGTCTGTTCGTGGGCCGAAAGTACCCGGAGGCGGCGGCCTGCTACGGCCGCGCGATC ATGCAGCAGCACGAGCAGGCCCTGGCCGACTGCCGGCGCGCCCTGGAACTGGACGGGCAGTCTGTGAAGGCGCACTTCTTCCTGGGGCAGTGCCAGCTGGAGATGGAGAGCTATGATGAGGCCATCGCCAATCTGCAGCGAG CTTACAGCCTGGCCAAGGAGCAGCGGCTGAACTTCGGGGACGACATCCCCAGCGCTCTTCGAATCGCGAAGAAGAAGCGCTGGAATAGCATCGAGGAGCGGCGCATCCACCAGGAGAGCGAGCTGCACTCCTACCTCTCCAGGCTCATTGCCGCGGAGCGTGAGAG GGAGCTGGAAGAGTGCCAGCGGAACCACGAGGGTGATGAGGACGACAGCCACGTCCGGGCCCAGCAGGCCTGCATTGAGGCTAAGCAT GACAAGTACATGGCAGACATGGACGAGCTCTTCTCTCAGGTGGACGAGAAGAGGAAG AAGCGTGACATCCCCGACTACCTGTGTGGTAAGATCAGCTTTGAGCTGATGCGGGAGCCGTGCATCACGCCCAGTGGCATCACCTACGACCGCAAGGACATCGAGGAGCACCTGCAG CGCGTGGGTCATTTTGACCCCGTGACCCGGAGCCCCCTGACCCAGGAACAGCTCATCCCCAACCTGGCCATGAAGGAAGTCATTGACGCATTCATCTCTGAGAATGGCTGGGTGGAGGACTACTGA
- the STUB1 gene encoding E3 ubiquitin-protein ligase CHIP has product MKGKEEKEGGARLGAGGGSPEKSPSAQELKEQGNRLFVGRKYPEAAACYGRAITRNPLVAVYYTNRALCYLKMQQHEQALADCRRALELDGQSVKAHFFLGQCQLEMESYDEAIANLQRAYSLAKEQRLNFGDDIPSALRIAKKKRWNSIEERRIHQESELHSYLSRLIAAERERELEECQRNHEGDEDDSHVRAQQACIEAKHDKYMADMDELFSQVDEKRKKRDIPDYLCGKISFELMREPCITPSGITYDRKDIEEHLQRVGHFDPVTRSPLTQEQLIPNLAMKEVIDAFISENGWVEDY; this is encoded by the exons ATGAAGggcaaggaggagaaggagggcgGCGCGCGGCTGGGCGCTGGCGGCGGAAGCCCCGAGAAGAGCCCGAGTGCGCAGGAGCTCAAGGAGCAGGGCAACCGTCTGTTCGTGGGCCGAAAGTACCCGGAGGCGGCGGCCTGCTACGGCCGCGCGATC ACCCGGAACCCGCTGGTGGCCGTATATTACACCAACCGTGCCCTGTGCTACCTGAAGATGCAGCAGCACGAGCAGGCCCTGGCCGACTGCCGGCGCGCCCTGGAACTGGACGGGCAGTCTGTGAAGGCGCACTTCTTCCTGGGGCAGTGCCAGCTGGAGATGGAGAGCTATGATGAGGCCATCGCCAATCTGCAGCGAG CTTACAGCCTGGCCAAGGAGCAGCGGCTGAACTTCGGGGACGACATCCCCAGCGCTCTTCGAATCGCGAAGAAGAAGCGCTGGAATAGCATCGAGGAGCGGCGCATCCACCAGGAGAGCGAGCTGCACTCCTACCTCTCCAGGCTCATTGCCGCGGAGCGTGAGAG GGAGCTGGAAGAGTGCCAGCGGAACCACGAGGGTGATGAGGACGACAGCCACGTCCGGGCCCAGCAGGCCTGCATTGAGGCTAAGCAT GACAAGTACATGGCAGACATGGACGAGCTCTTCTCTCAGGTGGACGAGAAGAGGAAG AAGCGTGACATCCCCGACTACCTGTGTGGTAAGATCAGCTTTGAGCTGATGCGGGAGCCGTGCATCACGCCCAGTGGCATCACCTACGACCGCAAGGACATCGAGGAGCACCTGCAG CGCGTGGGTCATTTTGACCCCGTGACCCGGAGCCCCCTGACCCAGGAACAGCTCATCCCCAACCTGGCCATGAAGGAAGTCATTGACGCATTCATCTCTGAGAATGGCTGGGTGGAGGACTACTGA